The following proteins are co-located in the Halictus rubicundus isolate RS-2024b chromosome 1, iyHalRubi1_principal, whole genome shotgun sequence genome:
- the LOC143354838 gene encoding uncharacterized protein LOC143354838: MSLVNRSCFLRGRNILRCLTIFLGRQSAVINCVNIANTRLKWAIEQLRYCYGENTTFNRVASWSGRKWQPSIRTRSDFYRNESNKQTIRGSRNGNRKRGRTKKNKTDTEGKINAERINAICAFNKQEYICIYTYIFNI, encoded by the exons ATGTCACTGGTTAATCGATCCTGTTTTCTCAGAGGGAGGAACATTCTACGATGTCTGACAATTTTTCTTG GTCGTCAGAGTGCTGTGATCAATTGTGTCAACATTGCCAACACTCGGTTGAAGTGGGCGATCGAACAGCTGAGGTATTGTTACGGAGAAAACACGACATTTAACAGAGTGGCATCTTGGAGTGGGAGAAAGTGGCAGCCTTCCATCAGAACCCGATCAGATTTCTATCGAAACGAATCAAACAAGCAAACGATAAGGGGAAGCAGGAATGGAAATCGGAAAAGAGggagaacaaaaaaaaacaaaacggaTACCGAGGGAAAAATAAACGCAGAGAGGATTAACGCAATTTGCGCCTTTAATAAACaggaatatatatgtatatatacatatatatttaatatatag
- the Nachrbeta1 gene encoding nicotinic acetylcholine receptor beta1, with protein MHFCSRLARLLLISAAFCIGLCSEDEERLVRDLFRGYNKLIRPVQNMTEKVHVNFGLAFVQLINVNEKNQIMKSNVWLRFVWTDYQLRWQEADYGGIGVLRLPPDKVWKPDIVLFNNADGNYEVRYKSNVLIYPTGDVLWVPPAIYQSSCTIDVTYFPFDQQTCIMKFGSWTFNGDQVSLALYNNKDFVDLSDYWKSGTWDIISVPAYLNTYVGEFPTETDITFYIIIRRKTLFYTVNLILPTVLISFLCVLVFYLPAEAGEKVTLGISILLSLVVFLLLVSKILPPTSLVLPLIAKYLLFTFIMNTVSILVTVIIINWNFRGPRTHRMPQLIRKIFLKYLPTMLLMRRPKKTRLRWMMEIPNVTLPTSTYSGSPTELPKHLPGSLAKSKMEVMELSNLHHPNCKINRKVLHTTSGSSAAGGEGLADRRGSESSDSVLLSPEASKATEAVEFIAEHLRNEDLYIQTREDWKYVAMVIDRLQLYIFFIVTTAGTIGILMDAPHIFEYVDQDHIIEIYRGK; from the exons TTTTGTTCGCGGCTCGCGCGTCTTCTCCTGATATCCGCGGCTTTTTGCATCG GTCTGTGCTCCGAAGATGAGGAGAGGTTGGTCCGAGATCTGTTCAGAGGATACAACAAACTTATCAGGCCAGTTCAGAATATGACGGAGAAGGTGCACGTGAACTTTGGCCTGGCTTTCGTGCAGCTGATCAACGTG AatgaaaaaaatcaaattatgAAGTCGAACGTGTGGCTGAGATTCGTCTGGACGGATTATCAATTGCGATGGCAGGAAGCTGACTATGGCGGTATCGGAGTACTCAGGTTGCCGCCCGACAAAGTATGGAAACCCGATATTGTGTTATTTAACAA CGCGGACGGCAACTACGAAGTGCGCTACAAAAGCAACGTTCTAATTTATCCGACTGGCGACGTTCTCTGGGTGCCTCCAGCGATTTACCAGAGCTCGTGCACTATCGACGTCACGTATTTCCCGTTCGATCAGCAGACCTGCATCATGAAATTCGGATCTTGGACTTTCAACGGCGACCAAGTCTCACTGGCCCTCTACAACAACAAGGATTTCGTGGACCTGTCTGATTACTGGAAAAGTGGCACTTGGGACATCATTAGCGTGCCGGCGTACTTGAACACCTACGTGGGCGAATTTCCAACAGAGACGGACATCACCTTCTACATTATCATCAGACGCAAGACTTTATTCTACACGGTGAACTTGATCCTTCCGACTGTTCTGATCTCTTTCCTCTGCGTGCTGGTCTTCTATCTTCCCGCGGAAGCTGGCGAGAAAGTCACGCTGGGAATCAGTATTCTGCTATCGTTGGTCGTGTTTTTGTTGCTGGTCAGCAAAATCCTACCACCGACGTCGCTCGTGCTACCATTGATCGCCAAGTATCTCCTATTCACCTTCATCATGAACACCGTCAGTATTCTGGTGACCGTTATTATCATCAACTGGAACTTCCGTGGACCCCGGACACACAGAATGCCGCAGTTGATCAGAAAGATCTTCCTTAAGTACCTGCCGACCATGCTGCTGATGAGAAGACCGAAGAAGACCAGGCTCAGGTGGATGATGGAGATACCGAACGTGACATTGCCAACTTCTACATATTCAGGAAGCCCGACAGAGTTACCGAAACATCTGCCAGGCTCGTTGGCCAAGTCGAAGATGGAAGTCATGGAGTTGTCCAATCTTCATCATCCGAACTGTAAGATTAACAGAAAGGTTCTGCATACTACCAGCGGTTCGAGCGCTGCTGGAGGAGAGGGTTTGGCTGACAGAAGGGGATCCGAAAGCTCGGATTCGGTGCTACTCAGCCCAGAAGCTAGCAAAGCTACCGAGGCTGTCGAATTTATTGCTGAACACTTGAGAAATGAGGATTTGTATATACAG ACAAGAGAGGATTGGAAGTACGTAGCGATGGTAATTGACCGACTACAGTTGTACATCTTCTTCATCGTAACAACCGCGGGAACCATCGGGATCCTGATGGACGCGCCGCATATATTCGAGTACGTGGACCAGGATCATATTATAgagatctatcgtggaaaataa